From Streptomyces sp. GSL17-111, one genomic window encodes:
- a CDS encoding NADH-quinone oxidoreductase subunit D — protein MSTSTSHAPGRETTEGTVYTVTGGDWDDVVQGVQKNDDERIVVNMGPQHPSTHGVLRLILEIDGETVTECRCGVGYLHTGIEKNLEYRTWTQGSTYVTRMDYLTSFHNEAAYCMSVEKLLGIEDQIPDRATIIRVLLMELNRISSHLIAIATGGMELGATTVAVFGFRDREMILDLFEQITGLRMNHAFIRPGGLAQDLPPGSVDAIRETVKTLRKNSGEFDTLATNSPVFKARLQDIAYLDLAGCMALGLTGPVLRSTGLPHDLRKTAPYCGYETYDFDVPTTDTCDAYGRFLIRLEEMRQSLRIVEQCLDRLEPGPVMVGDKKIAWPAQLALGPDGLGNSLDHIRQIMGTSMESLIHHFKLVTEGFRVPPGQAYIAVESPKGELGVHTVSDGGTRPYRVHFRDPSFANMQAIAAMVEGGQIADVIVTIASVDPVLGGVDR, from the coding sequence ATGAGCACCTCAACGTCACACGCACCTGGCCGCGAAACCACCGAGGGGACGGTCTACACGGTCACGGGCGGGGACTGGGACGACGTCGTCCAGGGCGTCCAGAAGAACGACGACGAGCGGATCGTCGTCAACATGGGTCCCCAGCACCCGTCCACTCACGGCGTGCTCCGCCTGATCCTGGAGATCGACGGCGAGACCGTCACCGAGTGCCGCTGCGGCGTCGGCTACCTCCACACCGGGATCGAGAAGAACCTCGAGTACCGCACGTGGACCCAGGGGTCGACGTACGTGACGCGCATGGACTACCTGACCTCGTTCCACAACGAGGCCGCCTACTGCATGTCCGTGGAGAAGCTGCTCGGCATCGAGGACCAGATCCCGGACCGGGCGACGATCATCCGCGTCCTGCTCATGGAGCTCAACCGGATCAGCTCCCACCTCATCGCCATCGCCACCGGCGGCATGGAGCTGGGCGCCACCACGGTGGCGGTCTTCGGCTTCCGCGACCGGGAGATGATCCTCGACCTCTTCGAGCAGATCACCGGCCTGCGGATGAACCACGCCTTCATCCGGCCCGGCGGGCTGGCGCAGGACCTGCCGCCCGGCTCGGTCGACGCCATCCGCGAGACGGTGAAGACCCTCCGCAAGAACTCCGGCGAGTTCGACACCCTCGCGACCAACAGCCCGGTCTTCAAGGCGCGGTTGCAGGACATCGCCTACCTGGACCTCGCGGGCTGCATGGCGCTCGGGCTCACCGGCCCGGTGCTGCGCTCCACGGGCCTGCCGCACGACCTGCGCAAGACCGCGCCCTACTGCGGCTACGAGACGTACGACTTCGACGTCCCGACCACCGACACCTGCGACGCCTACGGGCGGTTCCTCATCCGGCTCGAGGAGATGCGGCAGTCGCTGCGGATCGTCGAGCAGTGCCTGGACCGGCTGGAGCCGGGCCCGGTGATGGTGGGCGACAAGAAGATCGCCTGGCCCGCCCAGCTCGCGCTCGGCCCCGACGGCCTCGGCAACTCCCTCGACCACATCCGGCAGATCATGGGCACCTCCATGGAGTCCCTGATCCACCACTTCAAGCTGGTCACCGAGGGGTTCCGGGTACCGCCGGGCCAGGCGTACATCGCGGTGGAGTCGCCGAAGGGCGAGCTCGGCGTGCACACCGTGAGCGACGGCGGTACCCGGCCCTACCGGGTGCACTTCCGCGACCCGTCCTTCGCCAACATGCAGGCCATCGCCGCGATGGTCGAGGGCGGCCAGATCGCCGACGTCATCGTGACGATCGCCTCCGTCGACCCCGTGCTGGGCGGCGTCGACCGCTGA